The following is a genomic window from Chitinophaga caseinilytica.
GGCCCAAAAATCAACGTCAGCACGGCCGACGGCCAGGTGATCCCGAACCACAACCTTTTCATCATGATCCGATATTGATCCTGGAGGATGCTGCGACGGGGCTCTTCCATCTCCTGCGCTTCCGTGAAATACACGAACAGCCGCACGATGTAAAACATCCCGGCGAACCAGGTCACGATGAAAATGATATGAAGCGCCTTGATGGTGAGGTACATAATGGCAAAAATAATTAAAAATCACGGGGCGTCCGTCACCCGCCCGTTTATAGTTGCTCGCGGTCCATGTAGGAACCCTTGCGGCTGTCGCGCGAGAAAACGTACACGAGCAGCGAAATGAAAATGCAAATCGTCACGTACCAGTAATACCACGATTCATGGCCGATCTCTTTGAGTTTGAACGCAATCGTTTCGGCCGTTCCGCCGAAAAGGGCCACCGTTAACGCATATGGGAATCCCACGCCGAGGGCTCTTACTTCCGCCGGGAACATTTCCGCTTTTACGACGGCGTTGATAGACGTGTAGCCGCTTACGATCACGAGTGCGGCGAGAATCAGAAAGAAAGCGCTCCAAACGGAACCGGCATGGCTGATGGCCGTTAGCAACGGAACGGTTAAAAGGGTTCCGAGCACGCCGAAGCCGATCAGTAAAGGCTTTCGCCCGATTTTGTCGGACAGTTTACCGAACAGCGGCTGGATGCAGGCGAAGATCAGCACGAGGAAAAACGAGATAAGTGTGGATTCTTCTTTAGACAGTTTCACGGTGTTGACGAGAAACTTTTGCATGTAGGTGGTATAGGTGTAAAACGCGAGCGTCCCTCCCATCGTCAATCCCACAACCGTGAGCACCGCGCGGGGATGATCGCGGAAAAGTGCTTTCACGGAGCCGCGCTCTTTCTTTTTCGTGTTGAGGTCTACGGATTCGTGCATGTTCCGGCGGAGATACAACGCCGTGATGGCCAATGCAGCGCCGATGATGAAAGGGATGCGCCATCCCCATTCCGCCAATTGTTCCGGGGTGAGGAAAACCCGCTGCAGGAGCATCTGTACGCCGAGCGCGAGGATTTGGCCACCGATAAGCGTTACATATTGAAAGCTGGAAAAGA
Proteins encoded in this region:
- a CDS encoding MFS transporter — its product is MTTNSIPREASTAWRLKAIFTGSVGNLVEWYDWYAYSAFAIYFAPVFFPSDNPTAQLLNTAAIFAVGFLMRPLGGWLFGTIADRRGRKTAMTLSVLLMSLGSLLIACTPSFASIGVAAPALLLLARLMQGLSVGGEYGTSATYLSEVADSSRRGFFSSFQYVTLIGGQILALGVQMLLQRVFLTPEQLAEWGWRIPFIIGAALAITALYLRRNMHESVDLNTKKKERGSVKALFRDHPRAVLTVVGLTMGGTLAFYTYTTYMQKFLVNTVKLSKEESTLISFFLVLIFACIQPLFGKLSDKIGRKPLLIGFGVLGTLLTVPLLTAISHAGSVWSAFFLILAALVIVSGYTSINAVVKAEMFPAEVRALGVGFPYALTVALFGGTAETIAFKLKEIGHESWYYWYVTICIFISLLVYVFSRDSRKGSYMDREQL